The proteins below are encoded in one region of Silene latifolia isolate original U9 population chromosome 2, ASM4854445v1, whole genome shotgun sequence:
- the LOC141640779 gene encoding protein FAR1-RELATED SEQUENCE 5-like — translation MTNNDNDDTIPPLHNDDIVDEDVNPGSIILKDGSIVSLKEDFDASGSLVGLKATKWEYLLTLYNKHAAATGFGTRKGTRRIEKNVEYERYFVCNCLGEHGNGRSLNSDGTPSSSGTQTKKVNITRSVCKAFIWTQLNGKGLWEILNHNLDHNHSLTPPQWQHNHRSERKITAEEGEVIEMMTEALVRPYVQYRVLAAISGGEEFVGYTKRDHINYVNMLKMRAIEGGDASTLVELLTKCQSEDPDESFEWLFNAFNESMGEDVRPVTIFTDQDLAMTNAIKEVYPTSRHRLCQWHIQQNVVSHYGSLKHNRSFQPVFNKCLNGCYSEAEFEDTWRKMISDYGLAFEKEFGIAIGTRAIECTTEDHIKSYLVYPSGTDENPHHVTFDSSNLLIDCTCRKFQECGMLCFHSIRILHLRSVSEIPDRYILRRWTKFAKKEVWDRLLPNDRRRSGINEAVN, via the exons ATGACCAACAATGACAATGATGATACAATACCTCCACTCCATAACGACGATATTGTAGATGAAGATGTTAATCCTGGTTCAATTATTTTGAAGGACGGATCAATTGTTTCTCTAAAAGAAG attttgatGCCTCTGGTTCTCTCGTCGGATTGAAGGCTACAAAGTGGGAATACTTACTCACTCTGTACAACAAACATGCCGCAGCAACTGGTTTTGGTACCAGAAAAGGCACTCGTCGTATCGAAAAGAATGTCGAGTATGAGAGATATTTTGTCTGTAACTGTCTGGGTGAGCACGGTAATGGCCGATCATTGAATTCTGATGGGACACCCTCTTCGTCAGGTACCCAAACGAAGAAAGTCAACATCACCAGATCTGTTTGCAAGGCTTTCATTTGGACACAACTCAACGGGAAAGGCCTTTGGGAAATATTAAACCATAACCTTGATCATAACCATAGCTTAACGCCCCCTCAATGGCAACATAACCACAGGTCAGAGAGGAAAATAACCGCTGAAGAGGGTGAGGTGATTGAAATGATGACCGAAGCCTTGGTTCGACCATATGTCCAATATCGTGTTTTAGCTGCTATTTCTGGAGGCGAGGAGTTTGTTGGATATACAAAGAGAGACCATATCAATTATGTTAATATGCTTAAGATGCGTGCTATTGAAGGCGGTGACGCATCAACCTTGGTCGAATTGTTGACCAAATGTCAATCTGAAGACCCAG ATGAATCATTTGAGTGGTTGTTTAATGCCTTCAATGAATCAATGGGCGAAGATGTCCGTCCTGTAACTATTTTTACTGATCAAGACCTTGCTATGACAAATGCCATCAAAGAG GTTTATCCAACTTCAAGGCATAGGTTATGTCAATGGCATATCCAACAGAATGTTGTTTCACACTATGGTTCACTGAAGCATAATCGATCATTCCAGCCCGTATTCAACAAATGTCTTAATGGTTGTTATAGCGAGGCGGAATTCGAAGATACATGGAGGAAAATGATATCAGATTACGGACT GGCATTTGAGAAGGAATTCGGTATCGCAATCGGTACAAGGGCTATAGAATGTACGACTGAAGATCATATTAAGTCATACCTTGTGTATCCATCGGGTACTGATGAAAATCCACACCATGTCACCTTTGATTCTTCTAACTTGCTTATTGACTGCACGTGTCGTAAATTTCAGGAATGTGGAATGCTATGCTTCCACTCCATCCGCATCTTACACCTCCGGTCTGTTTCCGAAATTCCCGACCGATACATTTTAAGGAGGTGGACTAAGTTTGCCAAGAAGGAAGTGTGGGACAGACTTCTTCCTAATGATAGGCGTAGAAGTGGCATTAATGAGGCTGTTAATTGA
- the LOC141640780 gene encoding uncharacterized protein LOC141640780: protein MQNFAKKQWSHVSMPTVQYFKKCWFSFRFPTAEAMQTVLRDGRLTLGQNSLIFKQWPPTFSQEIEKVSCVPIWVLFPDLDPFLWTEDTLSKMASLIGKPLFADYPATMKTRLSFAGVLVEVDIASELSKTVTIKTPFIDHSVQRIHYEWLPYHCKGCGKLGHVVQNCK from the coding sequence ATGCAGAACTTTGCCAAGAAACAATGGAGTCATGTCTCTATGCCCACTGTTCAATATTTCAAAAAGTGTTGGTTTAGTTTTCGCTTTCCTACTGCAGAAGCAATGCAAACTGTTCTAAGGGATGGTCGTTTGACTTTGGGTCAAAATTCTTTGATCTTTAAACAATGGCCTCCTACTTTCTCCCAGGAAATAGAAAAGGTCTCTTGTGTTCCTATCTGGGTCCTCTTCCCGGATCTTGATCCTTTCCTATGGACAGAGGATACTCTCAGTAAGATGGCTAGTTTGATTGGTAAACCCCTCTTTGCTGACTATCCCGCCACCATGAAAACCAGGCTATCCTTTGCCGGAGTTCTGGTGGAGGTCGATATTGCCTCTGAGTTATCTAAAACTGTTACTATTAAGACTCCCTTTATTGATCATTCTGTGCAAAGGATTCATTATGAATGGCTTCCATATCACTGTAAGGGATGTGGGAAGTTGGGTCATGTTGTTCAGAATTGCAAATGA